The proteins below are encoded in one region of Puntigrus tetrazona isolate hp1 chromosome 5, ASM1883169v1, whole genome shotgun sequence:
- the sgsm1a gene encoding small G protein signaling modulator 1 isoform X3, giving the protein MATAEAETRQRLLRNVKKEVKQIMEEAVTRKFVHEDSSHIVSFCAAVEACVLHGLKRRAAGFLRSNKIAALFTKVGKSFPPAEELCRKAQELELVFESKRSQSLSYSESSRKMPKVPNFSPQAVRHVWIHTALIEKVLDKIVLYLVENSSKFYEKEAILMDPVDGPILASLLVGPCALEYTKMKTADHFWTDPSADELVQRHRIHSGHCRQDSPTKRPALCIQKRHSSSSMDERPSPSPSARDYVESLHQNSRATLLFGKNNVLVQPRDDMEAIPGYLSLHQTADCMTLKWTPNQLMNGSMGDLDYEKSVYWDYAMTIRLEEIVYLHCHQQVDCGGTVVLVSQDGIQRPPLRFPRGGHLLQFLSCLENGLLPHGQLDPPLWSQRGKGKVFPKLKKRCPQGSSDSVSDKEEEEATDYVFRIVFPHSQSEFVAPELIDQGANMWHPTPRKSSCSSCSQSSFSDGAPPNGCNHERAPLKLLCDNMKNQIISRAFYGWLAYCRHLSTVRTHLSGLVNHSIVEPDVPSDAYRGLTTEVWQTFLQDCSTYEEKELLRLVYFGGVEPSLRKEVWPFLLGHYQFGMSEAERKEVDEQMRACYEQTMSEWLGCEAIVRQREKEQHAVALAKCSSGASIDSTTQRIMHRDSTISNESSQSCSSGRQRDSRLQSDSSSSTQFFTSLNPFPWSSFFPFVLFFQVFESVEEVDQIESEPKSEDTKQVSKITNGTPQNGTSSPDSGLPSSRNFSVTSGQSDSLSTEESAIHDPSLKAQPQLAVSKERFASSSGEEGKVTEEVVAITEGSKKTTENQRSEVETEGLKMARDASEAPEAARSSMTKMEVGESPERTLTSENETLTGRTESEIPRVTEVEESTPPEQKMNENRVSADTERSHTGIKDIRATREEPLVTKDHKVSDALEQKVVADTLVSVSKHDDTEKETSEIIKDSKTCKDDDRGTQRALKPSDENENKTMKTSDLLSGAGTIVKRKATSVLPKSTDTEQREGKDDSKRSTHIEMQRNAPVIEETVVPLVHEAFSTREMGEAQDATESDESPSAIEMEEIPTAKVSMAWERKSSPRSKANEQAAVPVLELRLEEARGKPGSDEMDSEEPEMESLCPQLDSLAVNAEKNEATSPVSSIGTTYSQELLDLYTLNLHRIDKDVQRCDRNYWYFTPANLEKLRNIMCSYIWQHLEIGYVQGMCDLLAPLLVILDDEAMAFSCFTELMKRMNQNFPHGGAMDTHFANMRSLIQILDAELFELMHQNGDYTHFYFCYRWFLLDFKRELVYDDVFAVWEVIWAAKCVSSSHFVLFIALALVEIYRDIILENNMDFTDIIKFFNEMAEHHNIKQILTLARDLVCKVQTLIENK; this is encoded by the exons CTGCTGTCGAAGCCTGTGTGCTTCACGGGTTGAAGCGGAGAGCTGCCGGTTTCCTACGAAGCAACAAGATAGCTGCGCTCTTCACCAAAGTGGGCAAAAGCTTCCCTCCAGCTGAAGAGCTGTGCAGAAAAGCCCAGGAGCTGGAACTGGTCTTTGAGAGCAA ACGAAGTCAGTCTCTCTCATACAGCGAAAGCAGCCGAAAGATGCCCAAAGTCCCAAACTTCTCACCTCAGGCCGTCAGACATGTATGGATCCACACTGCCCTCATTGAGAAAGTGCTAGACAAGATCGTGCTGTACCTTGTGGAAAACAGCAG TAAGTTTTATGAGAAGGAGGCTATCCTAATGGACCCTGTGGACGGCCCTATCCTCGCCTCTTTGTTAG TGGGCCCGTGTGCATTGGAGTATACCAAAATGAAGACGGCAGATCATTTCTGGACAGATCCCTCAGCTGACGAGTTGGTGCAAAGGCACCGTATTCACAGTGGCCATTGCCGACAAGACTCTCCCACAAAGAGACCTGCCCTCTGT ATTCAGAAAAGACACTCCAGTAGTAGTATGGATGAAAGGCCATCTCCCTCCCCCTCAGCCAGAGACTATGTGGAGTCTCTTCATCAGAATTCCAGAGCGACTCTCCTGTTCGGCAAAAACAACGTACTGGTGCAGCCg AGGGATGATATGGAAGCAATCCCAGGGTACCTCTCTCTGCACCAGACGGCCGACTGCATGACTCTGAAATGGACGCCAAATCAGCTAATGAACGGCTCCATGGGAGATCTCGACTATGAGAAGAG TGTTTACTGGGACTATGCCATGACAATCCGCCTTGAGGAGATTGTGTACTTGCACTGTCATCAGCAGG TGGACTGTGGGGGAACAGTGGTTCTGGTCAGTCAGGATGGGATTCAAAGGCCTCCACTTCGTTTTCCTCGTGGTGGTCACCTCCTACAGTTCCTCTCCTGTCTGGAAAATGGTCTGCTGCCTCACGGTCAGTTAGACCCGCCGCTGTGGTCCCAGAGAGGAAAG GGTAAAGTATTTCCCAAGCTGAAGAAGAGATGTCCACAGGGATCCTCGGACTCCGTCTCAGacaaagaagaggaagaagcaACAGATTATGTCTTCCGCATTGTTTTCCCACACAGCCAGTCAGAATTTG TGGCACCGGAATTGATAGATCAGGGAGCAAACATGTGGCACCCAACTCCAAGGAAATCGTCTTGCTCTTCCTGTTCACAGAGTAGTTTTTCTGATGGAGCTCCGCCCAATGGATGCAATCATGAAAG GGCCCCACTGAAGTTGCTGTGTGACAACATGAAGAACCAAATCATCTCTCGGGCTTTCTATGGAT GGCTGGCGTACTGCCGTCACCTGTCCACGGTACGCACTCACCTGTCTGGCCTCGTCAATCACTCTATTGTGGAGCCAGATGTGCCCAGTGACGCCTACAGAGGCCTCACCACAGAAGTGTGGCAGACGTTTCTTCAAGACTGCAGC ACCTATGAGGAGAAAGAGTTACTGCGGCTAGTTTATTTCGGTGGAGTTGAGCCTTCATTGCGAAAAGAGGTCTGGCCTTTCCTGCTCGGCCATTACCAGTTTGGGATGTCTGAGGCTGAGAGAAAAGAG GTGGATGAGCAGATGCGCGCGTGCTACGAGCAGACAATGAGCGAATGGCTGGGGTGTGAGGCCATTGTTaggcagagagaaaaagaacagcatgCTGTGGCATTAGCCAAGTGCTCGTCTGGGGCGAGTATAGACAGCACCACACAGAGGATAATGCACCGTGACTCCACCATCAGTAATGAG TCTTCGCAGAGCTGTAGTTCAGGCAGGCAAAGAGATTCCAGGCTGCAGAGCGACTCCAGCAGCAGTACTCAA TTCTTCACTTCCCTAAACCCCTTCCCCTGGAGTAGCTTTTTTccgtttgtcttgtttttccagGTGTTTGAGTCTGTTGAAGAGGTCGACCAGATCGAGTCCGAGCCCAAGAGTGAAGATACCAAACAGGTTTCCAAAATCACAAACGGAACACCGCAAAATGGCACAAGTTCTCCAGACTCCGGTCTGCCCTCTTCCAGAAACTTCTCCGTTACTTCTGGTCAGTCAGACTCCTTGAGCACAGAGGAGAGTGCCATACATGATCCAAGCCTTAAAGCTCAACCACAGCTAGCAGTATCAAAGGAGAGGTTTGCGAGTTCATCTGGAGAGGAAGGAAAGGTGACTGAGGAAG TCGTGGCAATAACAGAGGGAAGCAAGAAGACCACAGAGAACCAGCGGTCAGAGGTCGAGACTGAGGGGTTGAAAATGGCTAGAGATGCCTCCGAGGCTCCTGAAGCAGCTCGCAGCAGCATGACCAAAATGGAAGTGGGCGAATCTCCAGAGAGGACTTTGACATCAGAAAATGAAACACTGACAGGGCGCACTGAGTCTGAAATTCCCCGAGTGACAGAGGTCGAGGAATCGACTCCTCCGGAGCAGAAGATGAATGAGAATCGGGTAAGTGCGGACACTGAAAGGTCCCACACGGGAATTAAAGATATTAGAGCGACTCGAGAGGAACCTTTGGTAACAAAAGATCATAAGGTATCGGATGCACTTGAGCAGAAGGTTGTAGCTGACACACTGGTGTCTGTTTCAAAGCATGATGATACAGAGAAGGAAACCAGTGAAATAATCAAAGACTCCAAGACATGCAAGGATGATGATCGTGGCACACAAAGAGCTTTAAAACCGAGTGATGAGAACGAGAACAAGACTATGAAGACCAGTGATTTACTCAGTGGAGCTGGAACGATAGTAAAGAGGAAAGCAACATCGGTTCTCCCCAAATCCACTGATACAGAGCAAAGAGAAGGAAAGGATGATTCAAAGAGAAGCACGCATATAGAAATGCAGAGGAACGCTCCAGTAATTGAGGAGACTGTGGTCCCATTGGTGCATGAAGCTTTTAGCACACGAGAGATGGGTGAAGCCCAAGACGCAACTGAGTCGGACGAGTCTCCTTCTGCAATTGAAATGGAGGAGATTCCTACAGCTAAAGTGTCCATGGCTTGGGAAAGGAAGAGTTCCCCCAGAAGCAAGGCTAATGAGCAGGCAGCTGTACCTGTACTGGAGCTCAGGCTGGAGGAAGCTCGAGGAAAGCCCGGCTCTGACGAAATGGACTCTGAGGAGCCGGAGATGGAGAGTCTTTGCCCACAGCTGGACTCGCTGGCTGTAAACGCTGAGAAAAATGAAGCTACATCTCCAGTTTCCTCTATAGGCACCACTTATTCT CAAGAGCTATTGGACCTGTACACTCTAAATCTGCATCGCATTGATAAAGACGTTCAGCGCTGTGACCGAAATTACTGGTACTTCACTCCTGCTAACTTGGAGAAACTGCGCAACATCATGTGCAG TTATATCTGGCAGCACCTGGAAATTGGATATGTCCAGGGCATGTGTGACCTGCTCGCTCCCTTGCTGGTTATTCTAGATGACG AGGCCATGGCTTTCAGTTGCTTCACTGAACTAATGAAAAGGATGAATCAAAATTTTCCTCACGGAGGTGCGATGGACACACACTTCGCCAACATGAGATCTCTCATCCAG ATTCTAGACGCAGAGCTGTTTGAGCTGATGCATCAGAACGGAGACTACACGCACTTCTACTTCTGCTATCGCTGGTTTCTTCTTGACTTTAAACGAG AGTTGGTGTATGATGATGTGTTTGCTGTTTGGGAGGTCATCTGGGCCGCTAAGTGCGTCTCCTCCAGCCACTTTGTGCTCTTCATTGCTCTTGCATTGGTGGAGATATACAGAGACATCATTCTAGAAAACAATATGGACTTCACagacatcatcaagtttttcaacg AAATGGCCGAGCATCACAATATCAAGCAAATTCTGACTCTGGCTCGAGACCTGGTGTGCAAAGTGCAGACGCTTATAGAGAACAAGTAA
- the sgsm1a gene encoding small G protein signaling modulator 1 isoform X2 has product MATAEAETRQRLLRNVKKEVKQIMEEAVTRKFVHEDSSHIVSFCAAVEACVLHGLKRRAAGFLRSNKIAALFTKVGKSFPPAEELCRKAQELELVFESKRSQSLSYSESSRKMPKVPNFSPQAVRHVWIHTALIEKVLDKIVLYLVENSSKFYEKEAILMDPVDGPILASLLVGPCALEYTKMKTADHFWTDPSADELVQRHRIHSGHCRQDSPTKRPALCIQKRHSSSSMDERPSPSPSARDYVESLHQNSRATLLFGKNNVLVQPRDDMEAIPGYLSLHQTADCMTLKWTPNQLMNGSMGDLDYEKSVYWDYAMTIRLEEIVYLHCHQQVDCGGTVVLVSQDGIQRPPLRFPRGGHLLQFLSCLENGLLPHGQLDPPLWSQRGKGKVFPKLKKRCPQGSSDSVSDKEEEEATDYVFRIVFPHSQSEFVAPELIDQGANMWHPTPRKSSCSSCSQSSFSDGAPPNGCNHERAPLKLLCDNMKNQIISRAFYGWLAYCRHLSTVRTHLSGLVNHSIVEPDVPSDAYRGLTTEVWQTFLQDCSTYEEKELLRLVYFGGVEPSLRKEVWPFLLGHYQFGMSEAERKEVDEQMRACYEQTMSEWLGCEAIVRQREKEQHAVALAKCSSGASIDSTTQRIMHRDSTISNESSQSCSSGRQRDSRLQSDSSSSTQVFESVEEVDQIESEPKSEDTKQVSKITNGTPQNGTSSPDSGLPSSRNFSVTSGQSDSLSTEESAIHDPSLKAQPQLAVSKERFASSSGEEGKVTEEGESISIEKLGVREYSRIEVSKVLSLDAVVAITEGSKKTTENQRSEVETEGLKMARDASEAPEAARSSMTKMEVGESPERTLTSENETLTGRTESEIPRVTEVEESTPPEQKMNENRVSADTERSHTGIKDIRATREEPLVTKDHKVSDALEQKVVADTLVSVSKHDDTEKETSEIIKDSKTCKDDDRGTQRALKPSDENENKTMKTSDLLSGAGTIVKRKATSVLPKSTDTEQREGKDDSKRSTHIEMQRNAPVIEETVVPLVHEAFSTREMGEAQDATESDESPSAIEMEEIPTAKVSMAWERKSSPRSKANEQAAVPVLELRLEEARGKPGSDEMDSEEPEMESLCPQLDSLAVNAEKNEATSPVSSIGTTYSQELLDLYTLNLHRIDKDVQRCDRNYWYFTPANLEKLRNIMCSYIWQHLEIGYVQGMCDLLAPLLVILDDEAMAFSCFTELMKRMNQNFPHGGAMDTHFANMRSLIQILDAELFELMHQNGDYTHFYFCYRWFLLDFKRELVYDDVFAVWEVIWAAKCVSSSHFVLFIALALVEIYRDIILENNMDFTDIIKFFNEMAEHHNIKQILTLARDLVCKVQTLIENK; this is encoded by the exons CTGCTGTCGAAGCCTGTGTGCTTCACGGGTTGAAGCGGAGAGCTGCCGGTTTCCTACGAAGCAACAAGATAGCTGCGCTCTTCACCAAAGTGGGCAAAAGCTTCCCTCCAGCTGAAGAGCTGTGCAGAAAAGCCCAGGAGCTGGAACTGGTCTTTGAGAGCAA ACGAAGTCAGTCTCTCTCATACAGCGAAAGCAGCCGAAAGATGCCCAAAGTCCCAAACTTCTCACCTCAGGCCGTCAGACATGTATGGATCCACACTGCCCTCATTGAGAAAGTGCTAGACAAGATCGTGCTGTACCTTGTGGAAAACAGCAG TAAGTTTTATGAGAAGGAGGCTATCCTAATGGACCCTGTGGACGGCCCTATCCTCGCCTCTTTGTTAG TGGGCCCGTGTGCATTGGAGTATACCAAAATGAAGACGGCAGATCATTTCTGGACAGATCCCTCAGCTGACGAGTTGGTGCAAAGGCACCGTATTCACAGTGGCCATTGCCGACAAGACTCTCCCACAAAGAGACCTGCCCTCTGT ATTCAGAAAAGACACTCCAGTAGTAGTATGGATGAAAGGCCATCTCCCTCCCCCTCAGCCAGAGACTATGTGGAGTCTCTTCATCAGAATTCCAGAGCGACTCTCCTGTTCGGCAAAAACAACGTACTGGTGCAGCCg AGGGATGATATGGAAGCAATCCCAGGGTACCTCTCTCTGCACCAGACGGCCGACTGCATGACTCTGAAATGGACGCCAAATCAGCTAATGAACGGCTCCATGGGAGATCTCGACTATGAGAAGAG TGTTTACTGGGACTATGCCATGACAATCCGCCTTGAGGAGATTGTGTACTTGCACTGTCATCAGCAGG TGGACTGTGGGGGAACAGTGGTTCTGGTCAGTCAGGATGGGATTCAAAGGCCTCCACTTCGTTTTCCTCGTGGTGGTCACCTCCTACAGTTCCTCTCCTGTCTGGAAAATGGTCTGCTGCCTCACGGTCAGTTAGACCCGCCGCTGTGGTCCCAGAGAGGAAAG GGTAAAGTATTTCCCAAGCTGAAGAAGAGATGTCCACAGGGATCCTCGGACTCCGTCTCAGacaaagaagaggaagaagcaACAGATTATGTCTTCCGCATTGTTTTCCCACACAGCCAGTCAGAATTTG TGGCACCGGAATTGATAGATCAGGGAGCAAACATGTGGCACCCAACTCCAAGGAAATCGTCTTGCTCTTCCTGTTCACAGAGTAGTTTTTCTGATGGAGCTCCGCCCAATGGATGCAATCATGAAAG GGCCCCACTGAAGTTGCTGTGTGACAACATGAAGAACCAAATCATCTCTCGGGCTTTCTATGGAT GGCTGGCGTACTGCCGTCACCTGTCCACGGTACGCACTCACCTGTCTGGCCTCGTCAATCACTCTATTGTGGAGCCAGATGTGCCCAGTGACGCCTACAGAGGCCTCACCACAGAAGTGTGGCAGACGTTTCTTCAAGACTGCAGC ACCTATGAGGAGAAAGAGTTACTGCGGCTAGTTTATTTCGGTGGAGTTGAGCCTTCATTGCGAAAAGAGGTCTGGCCTTTCCTGCTCGGCCATTACCAGTTTGGGATGTCTGAGGCTGAGAGAAAAGAG GTGGATGAGCAGATGCGCGCGTGCTACGAGCAGACAATGAGCGAATGGCTGGGGTGTGAGGCCATTGTTaggcagagagaaaaagaacagcatgCTGTGGCATTAGCCAAGTGCTCGTCTGGGGCGAGTATAGACAGCACCACACAGAGGATAATGCACCGTGACTCCACCATCAGTAATGAG TCTTCGCAGAGCTGTAGTTCAGGCAGGCAAAGAGATTCCAGGCTGCAGAGCGACTCCAGCAGCAGTACTCAA GTGTTTGAGTCTGTTGAAGAGGTCGACCAGATCGAGTCCGAGCCCAAGAGTGAAGATACCAAACAGGTTTCCAAAATCACAAACGGAACACCGCAAAATGGCACAAGTTCTCCAGACTCCGGTCTGCCCTCTTCCAGAAACTTCTCCGTTACTTCTGGTCAGTCAGACTCCTTGAGCACAGAGGAGAGTGCCATACATGATCCAAGCCTTAAAGCTCAACCACAGCTAGCAGTATCAAAGGAGAGGTTTGCGAGTTCATCTGGAGAGGAAGGAAAGGTGACTGAGGAAGGTGAGTCCATATCGATTGAGAAACTAGGTGTGAGAGAATATAGTAGGATTGAGGTTAGCAAAGTGTTGTCTTTGGATGCAGTCGTGGCAATAACAGAGGGAAGCAAGAAGACCACAGAGAACCAGCGGTCAGAGGTCGAGACTGAGGGGTTGAAAATGGCTAGAGATGCCTCCGAGGCTCCTGAAGCAGCTCGCAGCAGCATGACCAAAATGGAAGTGGGCGAATCTCCAGAGAGGACTTTGACATCAGAAAATGAAACACTGACAGGGCGCACTGAGTCTGAAATTCCCCGAGTGACAGAGGTCGAGGAATCGACTCCTCCGGAGCAGAAGATGAATGAGAATCGGGTAAGTGCGGACACTGAAAGGTCCCACACGGGAATTAAAGATATTAGAGCGACTCGAGAGGAACCTTTGGTAACAAAAGATCATAAGGTATCGGATGCACTTGAGCAGAAGGTTGTAGCTGACACACTGGTGTCTGTTTCAAAGCATGATGATACAGAGAAGGAAACCAGTGAAATAATCAAAGACTCCAAGACATGCAAGGATGATGATCGTGGCACACAAAGAGCTTTAAAACCGAGTGATGAGAACGAGAACAAGACTATGAAGACCAGTGATTTACTCAGTGGAGCTGGAACGATAGTAAAGAGGAAAGCAACATCGGTTCTCCCCAAATCCACTGATACAGAGCAAAGAGAAGGAAAGGATGATTCAAAGAGAAGCACGCATATAGAAATGCAGAGGAACGCTCCAGTAATTGAGGAGACTGTGGTCCCATTGGTGCATGAAGCTTTTAGCACACGAGAGATGGGTGAAGCCCAAGACGCAACTGAGTCGGACGAGTCTCCTTCTGCAATTGAAATGGAGGAGATTCCTACAGCTAAAGTGTCCATGGCTTGGGAAAGGAAGAGTTCCCCCAGAAGCAAGGCTAATGAGCAGGCAGCTGTACCTGTACTGGAGCTCAGGCTGGAGGAAGCTCGAGGAAAGCCCGGCTCTGACGAAATGGACTCTGAGGAGCCGGAGATGGAGAGTCTTTGCCCACAGCTGGACTCGCTGGCTGTAAACGCTGAGAAAAATGAAGCTACATCTCCAGTTTCCTCTATAGGCACCACTTATTCT CAAGAGCTATTGGACCTGTACACTCTAAATCTGCATCGCATTGATAAAGACGTTCAGCGCTGTGACCGAAATTACTGGTACTTCACTCCTGCTAACTTGGAGAAACTGCGCAACATCATGTGCAG TTATATCTGGCAGCACCTGGAAATTGGATATGTCCAGGGCATGTGTGACCTGCTCGCTCCCTTGCTGGTTATTCTAGATGACG AGGCCATGGCTTTCAGTTGCTTCACTGAACTAATGAAAAGGATGAATCAAAATTTTCCTCACGGAGGTGCGATGGACACACACTTCGCCAACATGAGATCTCTCATCCAG ATTCTAGACGCAGAGCTGTTTGAGCTGATGCATCAGAACGGAGACTACACGCACTTCTACTTCTGCTATCGCTGGTTTCTTCTTGACTTTAAACGAG AGTTGGTGTATGATGATGTGTTTGCTGTTTGGGAGGTCATCTGGGCCGCTAAGTGCGTCTCCTCCAGCCACTTTGTGCTCTTCATTGCTCTTGCATTGGTGGAGATATACAGAGACATCATTCTAGAAAACAATATGGACTTCACagacatcatcaagtttttcaacg AAATGGCCGAGCATCACAATATCAAGCAAATTCTGACTCTGGCTCGAGACCTGGTGTGCAAAGTGCAGACGCTTATAGAGAACAAGTAA